In Campylobacter sp. RM16187, the DNA window CACCCAAAAAAGCCTATAACGAGCTTTTTGTTAAAGTGCTCGATATGATAAAATTTAATAATATCGAGTCTATAATTTTAATAGATAATGAAATTTTTAAGGTGAGAGTAGTTGATATACATAAGTAGGCCTTCGATCATTAGTGCAGCAGGCAAAAATAGTGATGAAAACATAGTAAATTTACAAAGCGGTAAGAGATTTTTAAATGTGAGCAGTAGTTATAGAGAGGATAAAAAATTTATTTTAGGTATGCTTACTGCTTCTCTTGCAAATTTTAATAAAGATACGCCAGAACATTTTAAAACACGTACAAATTCGTTGGTATTAACTGCTCTTGACGACATAAACGATATTATATTAAGAGCTATTAAAAAATATGGTAAAAATAGAATTGGTGTGGTTATAGGTGCTACGACTAGTGGAGTAGAAGAAAATTACGAGACTTTTAAAGAGTATGCTAAGACGGGATTTTTTGATGCTAAGAAATTTAATATTAGTCGTAATACACTTGTGAATCCATCCGAGTTTATAGCTTATTACTATGGCTTAAATTCTGTTATATTTTCAATATCTACTGCTTGCACATCCGGAGTTAAGGCTATAATGCAAGCAAAAAGGCTTATAGAGGCCAATATTTGCGATGCAGTGATTTGCGGTGGTGTGGATAGCTTAAATACGCTTACGATAAACGGATTTGATTCGCTTGGAATTTTAAGTGAAAGAGAAACTAATCCTTTTTCAAAAAATCGCGACGGTATTAATATAGGAGAGGGTGCAGCTCTTTTTTTAGTAAGTAGGGATGAAATTTCAAATGTAGTAGTTGCTTCTGAGTATTCAAACTGTGATGCATTTCATACTACACAGCCGGATTTTAGTGCTAAAATGCAGACTATTTGCGTTAAAAGTGCACTTGATAGAGCTAAATTATCAAGTGTGGATTATATAAATCTGCATGGTACCGGCACTATAGCCAATGATCAGGTGGAGGCTAAAGTAGTGCATGATATAATGCCAAATGTTCCGTCAAGTTCCATCAAGCCATCCATAGGGCACACACTGGGTGCCGCCGGTGCGATAGAAAGTGCCGTTTGTGTTATTCTTTGTCAAAATGATGAGAGTATTTTGCCACCTCATATTTATGATGGAAATTATGATGATAGCATTTGTCCAATAAATCTAGTAAAATTTGGACAAAAGGCAGTAGTTAAATCCGCAATGTCATTATCTTTTGCATTTGGTGGAGATAACGCAGCTATAATTTTTAGGAGATTAAATTGAGTATATCAGATCATCTTCCTCATGCTTCAAAGATTGTTATGATAGATGAAGTTGTTGAATTTGGCGCAGGAAAAATTAAGACAAGAAGTGTTATTACAGAAAATAATAGTTTTTTAAGAGAGGGTAGGGTTGAAATGTATAAGGCTATTGAGATTATGGCTCAAGCCCTTGGCATATACGATTCTAAAATTCGTGAATTAAGAGGAGAGAAATCGGGACTCGGGTTTTTATTGGGAAGTAGAAAATTTGAGATATTTATCCCTTTTTTGAGCGTTGGGGACGAGATAGAAGTAGTATCTATTTGCTCAATTCAGGACGATAGTGGCTTTGGAGTTTATGATTGCGAGCTTTATGTCAATGGAATACTTGGTTCAAAGGCTAGTTTAAACGTAATAAGTCCTGATGATGATTTTTTGCAAAAGGTATTAAATGACTAAGAGAGTGTTGGTTACCGGTTCTAGTAGAGGTATTGGCGAGGCAGTGGCAAGAAGGCTAAAAAAAGCCGGATATGATGTGGTTTTGCACGGACGAAGTGAAAGTGAGAAATTAATAAATTTACAAAACGAATTAAATTTAAAGAGCTTAATTTTTGATGTTAGTGATATCGATAGTGCAAGATATAATATCCAAAAAGATATAGAGGCTAACGGTGTTTATTATGGCGTAGTTTTAAATGCCGGAATTACGCGTGATAATACTTTTGCGGCAATCGAGGAAGATGATTGGTTTGATGTGATAGATACTAATTTAAATAGTTTTTATAATGTTTTAAAACCTATTATTTTGCCTATGGTTCGCACAAGAAAACCTGCTCGCATAGTAGCTATTAGCTCAGTTTCTGGTATCATAGGTAACCGTGGGCAGGTTAATTATTCTGCTAGCAAAGCAGGTATAATAGGTGCCGTAAAGGCTTTAGCCATAGAGCTTGCATCAAGAAATATTACCGTTAACTGCGTGGCGCCCGGACTAATAGAGACTGATATGACGGATGAAAATTTGCCTATGGATGAAATTTTAAAGATGATTCCTGCAAAAAGAGCAGGTAGGGCCGATGAAGTCTCACCTTTGATAGAATTTTTACTAAGCGAAGATGCGGCATATATTACCAGGCAGGTTATTGGGGTAAACGGAGGATTGTGTTGAGAAGAGTTTTTGTAACCGGAATAGGAATGGTAAGCGCCTTTGGTAAGAGCTGGAGTGATATAAAACATAAATTTCAAGCTGAAAAAAATGCCGTAATGTATATGGGTGAATGGGATAAATTTGTAGATTTAAACACCAGATTAGCAGCGCCCATTATAAACTATGAACATCCAAAAGAGTGGGATAGAAAGCAGTTAAGAAGCTTAGGCATAGTATCAAGATATAGCGTAGAGGCTGCAGGAGCGGTGCTAAGAGATGCCGGGCTAATAGATGATGAGAGTATAAAAGACGGTAGATTGGGAGTAGCCTGCGGTAGCTCTACAGGATCCACTGACTCTATAAGATCTATGGCTCAGCTTTTGATAAACGGTTCGAGCGACTGTAATGCAAACACATATATAAAAATGATGCCTCATACTACGGCTGCCAATATTGCTTTGTTTTACTCTTTAAAAGGTCGAATCATACCCACTTCTTCAGCTTGTACCAGCGGCTCTCATGCGATTGGTTATGCTTATGAGAGTATAAAATATGGAATGATAGATATGATGCTGGCGGGTGGAGCAGAGGAGCTTTGTCCCAGTGAGGCTTATGTGTTTGATACTCTTTATGCTACAAGTGTTAAAAATCAGACTCCAGAACTGTCACCATCACCTTTTGACAAGGATCGTGATGGGCTAGTGCTAGGAGAGGGTGCAGGAATACTTTTGTTGGAGAGTGAAGATAGCGCATTAAAAAGAGGAGCTAAAATTTATGCCGAAGTTGTTGGATTTGGTTCAAACTGCGATGGCACGCACATAACTCGTCCTCAAGGTGAAACTATGAAGGGCGCGATGATTCTTGCTTTAAAAGACGCTAATTTAAATCCTAAAAAAATAGGTTATATAAATGCTCACGCTACCGCCACAAAACATGGAGATATAGCGGAGAGCTACGCTACAAACGAGCTTTTTGGAGATAAGGTAGCGATTAGTTCTTTAAAAAGCTATCTAGGTCATACTCTTGGAGCCTGCGGTGGACTTGAAGCGATATTTAGCATAATGATGATGAATGAAGAGCATTTTTTTCCTACTATAAATTTAAAGAATATAGATAGCGAGTGTGCCAGACTGAATTATTTAAAAGAGCAAACTTCTATCAAAACAAATTTTGTGATGAGTAATAACTTTGCATTCGGTGGAGTTAATACCTCTTTAATATTTAAAAGAATTGATTAGAAAAGGAGATGGATTATGAAAAAGCTTATCGCTTTAGCTGTGCTTAGTTTATTTGCTATCGGAAAGGATCAGATTTTTTATCATAATATAGCCGATGCTTTAAATTTAAAAAATGCTTCAGAATATGTGAGGAGCGGTTTTATTATGGAGTTTTCTAAGCAGTATAATGAAGAGTTAAAATCCATTAAAGCAAACGGTTCTACTGTAAGATATAGGAATAAACCTCACAATATGCCGGCACAAGACTATCAAGAGGAAGAAGAGATTGACTATACTAAGTCGTGTCAATATGCATTTTTAGCTGCATTAAGAAATTTGCAAAAATTAGCTGAAAAAAATGGATCTAAAAATATAGTAAATATTCAAGGAAATTTTAAAAATGAAATTTATGATAGCAAAGATAAATTTCAATGTGCTGTAGGCGGAACAAAGACAACTGTTGCCTTAAAAGCCGATTTAAAAAACTAAACTGAGGAGAAAGTATGAATAAATTTTTTACAGCAATTGCTATTTTGGCATTAGGAGTCGGTTTGAGTGCGCGTGATGAAGTGCTTTATTTTTCTATAGATAATCTTTTAACTTCGCCGAAGGCCATAAGAGTGCTAAATCCTAATATAAAATTTAGCTTTGGTTCCGGAAGCAAGGGGCAAATATTACAAAAAGGTTTAATGGCTAACAAGAAGACAAATGCTTTTAATAAAAGCGATCAAGAGGCTTGTGAGTGGGCGTTTTTATCAGCTCTTAAAACTTTTCAGGAAAGAGCCGTAAGAGAGGGCGGAACTAAGGTGATAAATATTACAGGATATTATAAAAAACAGCCTTTTGATTCAAAAACTCAGTTTCAGTGTGGTGCCGGCGCTTTGATGGCAGGAGTAACTTTAAGAGGTGATATAGCTAAGTAATGAATTTAAGCTTTGGTATAAATTTTTTTGACGCTATTGTTTTTGATGATTTTGAAGATACTACTCTTTTAAGATATAATAGGGGTTTTGAAATTTCACATATTCCTCCACTTGAAAGACGCAGATTAAGCAAGGCTGCAAAATGTGCATTTGATCTGACGAAGGAGTTTAAAACTCTTGATATTCCGGTAGTTTTTAGCTCATACGCAGGAGAGATAAATAGATGCTTTGAGCTAGAAAAAACTCTTGCCGCAAATGAGCTTATGTCCCCTACATCTTTTTCTTTGTCGGTTCATAACGCGCTTTCTTCACTGCTTAGTATAAGCATGAAAAACAATAGTGAAATTTCGGCCATCTCAGCCTTTGCACCTCTTGAATATGCTTTAATTGAAGCTAGTTTGTACTTTAACGAAGGTGTCGATAAAGTGCTTGTAATAGCATATCATGAAGCTATCAAGCAAAGTTATTATATGGAGAATTCAGCCTCTTGTATGGCGGCACTTATAGTTAGTAAGGGTGAAAATTTAAGACTGGCTAAACTAAAAAAACAGAGTAAAAATGATGAAAATTTACTGATCAGATTTTTACAAAATTTTGATCCATCTAAAAAATCATCTTGGCAAAGTAGTGATAATAGTTCGACTTGGCAATGGGACTATGAACCTTAAGTATCTTTTTAAACAGCTAATTACCGGCACACTATTTGCTATTTTTGGGCTTATATGCATGCTTGGAAATATGCTTTTTATACCAATTGTGGTTTTTAAATTGAATAAGCTCAAGTTTATTCAAAATTTTGCCCGCGATACAGTTTGGTTCTCGTGGAAGATTTTTATAGAGATTACGAGAGTATTTGGCTATCTTGATTATAAATATAAGATAAAAACTAAGCTTGGAAAAAATGCCCAGATGATAATAGCGAATCATCCTTCGCTTTTAGATGTAGTATTTTTGATATCTAGAGTTAGGCGCGCAAATTGTGTTGTTAAAGGAGAACTTGAAAAAAATATATTTTTGTTTGCCGCTATAAAAGCTTGCAATTATATACCAAATACGCAAAATGAAGAGCTTTTACAAACAGCTGTAGATGCTCTGAAAAAAGGCGAGAGTCTAATAATATTTCCAGAGGGAACAAGAACCGAACATGAGATAATCTTTCATAAGGCGGCAGCCTATATGGCTGTTAAGGGAGCCAGTGAGATCATTGCAATAGCTATAAATATGCATCCAAGGAGTCTTAGAAAAAAAGAGCCTTGGTATAAGACACCAGATGTTGTGATAAAATACGAGTTCAAAGAGCTTTTTGGCATTAATTTGGAGGATTTTCAAGGTCAAAAACCAGATCCAATACGCGCTAGAGAGTTACATTTATATATGAGTGAAATTTACAAGGAGGAATTTAAAGATGCAAAATTTAATCAATGAGATAAAAGAGCTGATTATCGATAGCTTAAATTTAGAGGATATGAAGCCTGGTGATATAGACGAGAGTGCTCCGCTTTTTAATGATGGCTTAGGACTTGATAGTGTCGATGCTTTAGAACTTGGACTTGCGGTTCAAAAGAGATACGGACTTATACTTGACTCAAAAGCAGAAAATTTAAAAGAGATTTTTTATAGCGTTGAAACGCTTGCAAGATATATTTTTGAAAACAGGAAGTAAAGATGACAAGAGATGAGATTTTTAAAATTTTAAAAGATGCCTTGACGGAACTTTTTGAGATAGAAGAGGATAGGATAAAGCCTGAGACGCTTATATATGAAGATTTACAGATAGATAGCATAGACGCTATAGATATGATAGATTATATCAAGAGAAAGACGGGATATAGGCTCATGCCAGAGGATTTTAAGAGCGTAAAAACTCTTGATGACATTGTAAAAGCGGTGGCTAAGAAATTTGAAGCTTAGGACGCTTAAATTTATCCTGACAATATTTAGCGTAATTTATCCATTTGCTCTTTTTTTCGCAAGCGGTTTAAGTATATGGATACTTTGTCTGCTCGGGATTTTATGGGCGATTAGAGGAATTTTTGAAAGCGGAAATTTTAAATATATCTGCTTTTTTATAGCTGTTTTTTTTATGCTTTGTATGATTTTTAGAGGAACTAATCTAGCCTTTTTGTATCCGGTTTTAATGAGTCTTTTGTTTTTGGCTATCTTTGCAAATAGCCTAAGAAATGAAGCCTTAATAACTAAGATAGCAAGGCTAAAAGAGCCAAATTTAGATCAAAATGGCGTAATATACACAAGACAGCTAACTAAAATTTGGTGTGTATTTTTTGTAATAAACGGCGTAATCGCATATGTATTGTCTTTGATGGAAGATAAAATTTATTGGAGCCTTTATAGTGGAGTGATATCTTATATGATAATGGGAGTGTTATTTGGCGGAGAAATTTTATATAGAAAGATTGTTTTAAAAATATGAGAGAATTTAGTAATAAGTTGCAAAACTTCAGATTTGAAGATGATGATAGAAACGTATATGTAAATGCATTGAAGTTTGCAAAAAAGATAAAAGAAGATAATATAAGAGAGATTCAAATTTATCTAAGTGATACATTTGAATTTTGCGTAGCATTTTTTGGCTCTATGATGGCGGGACTTGCACCAGATATTTTACCAAAGCCAATTTTTAGTAGTGATAAGCGCTACGTGGATAGTAATAATTTTGCCAGCTATATTGATGCTGATTGCAATGAAGAGATTTTGCTTGGCGAGGATTGCAGATTTTTTCTAAAGACTTCCGGCTCAAGCGGAGAGAGTAAAAGGATAGAAAAAAAACTCTTAGATATGATAGCCGAATCAACTTATTTGGCTAAAGAATTTGGCTTTGAGAGTGATGGTATATTTTTCTCAAGCGTCTCTCATCAGCATATGTTTGGGCTTACATATAAGGTCTTTTTGCCAATCATTCTTGGCGCAAAAGTGGTTTCTAAAGAGATGAACTATCCGGAGAGGATACTTGAATTAGATCTGAAAAATCATATATTTATTACCAGTCCAGTGTTGCTTCAAGCGCTAATTAAAAGCCCAAGATCAAGCGAAATAAGAGAGTTAAAGTGGATAATAAGTGCGGGATCTGAGCTAAAAAAAACGCTTAGAGAGGAGTTAACTAGACTTTGTAATGCAAAGATAGTCGACATATACGGCAGCACAGAGACAGGTGTAGTGGCTAGAAATTTTGGTGATGGACTTAGATTGTTTAGTGCTGTTAAAGCCAAATTTGACGAGCGAGAAGCTCTTGGCGTAAGCTCTCCTTGGTGCGAGTTTTTTCAAAGTAACGACTGGGCAGAAGTAAGCGGTGACAGACTTATATTAAAAGGAAGGATAGATCGCATAGTAAAGCTAAACGATAAGCGCGTAAGTCTGGAGAGTATCGAGAAAAAGCTATTTGAAAGCAAGATTTTAAGCGATTGCTACTGCGAAATACATCCGAATTTTAAGCGTCTAGCCGCACTTTTGGTATTAAATGAAAACGGGATACGTAAATTTAGACGATATGGTAAAAAGAGTATAGTAGCAGAGCTTTCAAATATCCTTAAAAACGAGTTTAAAAATAGTGTTAGATATTTTAAGATAGTTGATAGTCTGCCTAGAAATTCTCAAGGTAAATTTGCAAAACATGAGTTTGCAAATGTTTTGTTTAGAAGTATTTGTCCAAAATGGGAGCATAAGATATTAGAAGATGGCAAGAGTAAATTTAGCTCTGTTATGAGTGCGGAGCTTGAAATTTTCACCAATCATTTTCCCAATTTACCTCTAATTCCTGGTTTTATGCAGCTTGATTTTGTTTTTGAGCTGGCAAGGTCAATAGGTATAGATTTAAGCGGTGCGTCAAGGATAGAGAATCTAAAATATATCAAATTTGTTCGTCCAAACGATAGACTTGATATATTTATAGAGAAAAAAGAGAATAGAGTATATTTTGAAATTTTTTGCAATGATGAAAAATGTTCTATGGGTAGAGTTGTTTATTAGGAAATTTGGATG includes these proteins:
- a CDS encoding beta-ketoacyl synthase N-terminal-like domain-containing protein, whose protein sequence is MIYISRPSIISAAGKNSDENIVNLQSGKRFLNVSSSYREDKKFILGMLTASLANFNKDTPEHFKTRTNSLVLTALDDINDIILRAIKKYGKNRIGVVIGATTSGVEENYETFKEYAKTGFFDAKKFNISRNTLVNPSEFIAYYYGLNSVIFSISTACTSGVKAIMQAKRLIEANICDAVICGGVDSLNTLTINGFDSLGILSERETNPFSKNRDGINIGEGAALFLVSRDEISNVVVASEYSNCDAFHTTQPDFSAKMQTICVKSALDRAKLSSVDYINLHGTGTIANDQVEAKVVHDIMPNVPSSSIKPSIGHTLGAAGAIESAVCVILCQNDESILPPHIYDGNYDDSICPINLVKFGQKAVVKSAMSLSFAFGGDNAAIIFRRLN
- a CDS encoding ApeP family dehydratase codes for the protein MSISDHLPHASKIVMIDEVVEFGAGKIKTRSVITENNSFLREGRVEMYKAIEIMAQALGIYDSKIRELRGEKSGLGFLLGSRKFEIFIPFLSVGDEIEVVSICSIQDDSGFGVYDCELYVNGILGSKASLNVISPDDDFLQKVLND
- the fabG gene encoding 3-oxoacyl-ACP reductase FabG, encoding MTKRVLVTGSSRGIGEAVARRLKKAGYDVVLHGRSESEKLINLQNELNLKSLIFDVSDIDSARYNIQKDIEANGVYYGVVLNAGITRDNTFAAIEEDDWFDVIDTNLNSFYNVLKPIILPMVRTRKPARIVAISSVSGIIGNRGQVNYSASKAGIIGAVKALAIELASRNITVNCVAPGLIETDMTDENLPMDEILKMIPAKRAGRADEVSPLIEFLLSEDAAYITRQVIGVNGGLC
- a CDS encoding beta-ketoacyl-ACP synthase — translated: MLRRVFVTGIGMVSAFGKSWSDIKHKFQAEKNAVMYMGEWDKFVDLNTRLAAPIINYEHPKEWDRKQLRSLGIVSRYSVEAAGAVLRDAGLIDDESIKDGRLGVACGSSTGSTDSIRSMAQLLINGSSDCNANTYIKMMPHTTAANIALFYSLKGRIIPTSSACTSGSHAIGYAYESIKYGMIDMMLAGGAEELCPSEAYVFDTLYATSVKNQTPELSPSPFDKDRDGLVLGEGAGILLLESEDSALKRGAKIYAEVVGFGSNCDGTHITRPQGETMKGAMILALKDANLNPKKIGYINAHATATKHGDIAESYATNELFGDKVAISSLKSYLGHTLGACGGLEAIFSIMMMNEEHFFPTINLKNIDSECARLNYLKEQTSIKTNFVMSNNFAFGGVNTSLIFKRID
- a CDS encoding excinuclease ABC subunit A, producing the protein MNKFFTAIAILALGVGLSARDEVLYFSIDNLLTSPKAIRVLNPNIKFSFGSGSKGQILQKGLMANKKTNAFNKSDQEACEWAFLSALKTFQERAVREGGTKVINITGYYKKQPFDSKTQFQCGAGALMAGVTLRGDIAK
- a CDS encoding beta-ketoacyl synthase chain length factor encodes the protein MNLSFGINFFDAIVFDDFEDTTLLRYNRGFEISHIPPLERRRLSKAAKCAFDLTKEFKTLDIPVVFSSYAGEINRCFELEKTLAANELMSPTSFSLSVHNALSSLLSISMKNNSEISAISAFAPLEYALIEASLYFNEGVDKVLVIAYHEAIKQSYYMENSASCMAALIVSKGENLRLAKLKKQSKNDENLLIRFLQNFDPSKKSSWQSSDNSSTWQWDYEP
- a CDS encoding lysophospholipid acyltransferase family protein, which translates into the protein MIIVRLGNGTMNLKYLFKQLITGTLFAIFGLICMLGNMLFIPIVVFKLNKLKFIQNFARDTVWFSWKIFIEITRVFGYLDYKYKIKTKLGKNAQMIIANHPSLLDVVFLISRVRRANCVVKGELEKNIFLFAAIKACNYIPNTQNEELLQTAVDALKKGESLIIFPEGTRTEHEIIFHKAAAYMAVKGASEIIAIAINMHPRSLRKKEPWYKTPDVVIKYEFKELFGINLEDFQGQKPDPIRARELHLYMSEIYKEEFKDAKFNQ
- a CDS encoding phosphopantetheine-binding protein; its protein translation is MQNLINEIKELIIDSLNLEDMKPGDIDESAPLFNDGLGLDSVDALELGLAVQKRYGLILDSKAENLKEIFYSVETLARYIFENRK
- a CDS encoding acyl carrier protein; amino-acid sequence: MTRDEIFKILKDALTELFEIEEDRIKPETLIYEDLQIDSIDAIDMIDYIKRKTGYRLMPEDFKSVKTLDDIVKAVAKKFEA
- a CDS encoding DNA gyrase subunit B, encoding MKLRTLKFILTIFSVIYPFALFFASGLSIWILCLLGILWAIRGIFESGNFKYICFFIAVFFMLCMIFRGTNLAFLYPVLMSLLFLAIFANSLRNEALITKIARLKEPNLDQNGVIYTRQLTKIWCVFFVINGVIAYVLSLMEDKIYWSLYSGVISYMIMGVLFGGEILYRKIVLKI
- a CDS encoding AMP-binding protein, coding for MREFSNKLQNFRFEDDDRNVYVNALKFAKKIKEDNIREIQIYLSDTFEFCVAFFGSMMAGLAPDILPKPIFSSDKRYVDSNNFASYIDADCNEEILLGEDCRFFLKTSGSSGESKRIEKKLLDMIAESTYLAKEFGFESDGIFFSSVSHQHMFGLTYKVFLPIILGAKVVSKEMNYPERILELDLKNHIFITSPVLLQALIKSPRSSEIRELKWIISAGSELKKTLREELTRLCNAKIVDIYGSTETGVVARNFGDGLRLFSAVKAKFDEREALGVSSPWCEFFQSNDWAEVSGDRLILKGRIDRIVKLNDKRVSLESIEKKLFESKILSDCYCEIHPNFKRLAALLVLNENGIRKFRRYGKKSIVAELSNILKNEFKNSVRYFKIVDSLPRNSQGKFAKHEFANVLFRSICPKWEHKILEDGKSKFSSVMSAELEIFTNHFPNLPLIPGFMQLDFVFELARSIGIDLSGASRIENLKYIKFVRPNDRLDIFIEKKENRVYFEIFCNDEKCSMGRVVY